A window of the Acidimicrobiales bacterium genome harbors these coding sequences:
- a CDS encoding CPBP family intramembrane glutamic endopeptidase, producing the protein MPSPGSTTLPPLSPPAPRWGFGDVAGWYLAAFLGQFVVLMALRSIEGAEPPATLPVYALFVLQVPQWLAYGVGPIVTTTRRGNGPVIDLGMRIHPSDLGIGLPVGVVTQLAVLPLLYWPINRVVEGDPGDAARELIDRIDGPFDVVMMGILVVVMAPLVEEMFYRGLFMGALRHRLADTASIIVSGVVFAAVHFQPLQFPGLLVFGLILGYLRVKYDRLGPAWAAHLAFNAVTFVFLVSG; encoded by the coding sequence GTGCCGTCGCCCGGTTCCACCACCCTCCCCCCGCTGTCGCCGCCGGCACCACGATGGGGATTCGGCGACGTCGCCGGTTGGTACCTGGCAGCGTTCCTCGGGCAGTTCGTGGTCCTGATGGCGTTGCGCAGCATCGAGGGTGCCGAGCCGCCCGCCACCCTGCCGGTCTACGCCCTTTTCGTGCTCCAGGTCCCCCAGTGGTTGGCCTACGGGGTCGGCCCCATCGTGACCACGACCCGCCGGGGAAACGGGCCGGTCATCGATCTCGGGATGCGCATCCACCCGTCCGACCTCGGTATCGGACTGCCGGTCGGTGTGGTGACGCAACTGGCGGTGCTGCCGCTGCTGTATTGGCCGATCAATCGGGTGGTCGAGGGTGACCCTGGCGACGCCGCCCGCGAGCTGATCGATCGCATCGATGGCCCGTTCGACGTCGTCATGATGGGCATCCTCGTCGTGGTCATGGCACCACTGGTCGAGGAGATGTTCTATCGCGGCCTCTTCATGGGAGCGCTGCGGCATCGGCTGGCGGACACCGCCTCGATCATCGTCTCTGGCGTCGTCTTCGCCGCCGTCCATTTCCAGCCGCTGCAGTTTCCCGGCCTCCTCGTGTTCGGCCTAATCCTCGGCTACCTACGAGTCAAGTACGACCGGCTGGGTCCTGCGTGGGCCGCGCATCTCGCGTTCAATGCCGTGACCTTCGTGTTCCTCGTTTCCGGATGA
- the manB gene encoding phosphomannomutase/phosphoglucomutase (converts mannose-6-phosphate to mannose-1-phosphate; the resulting product is then converted to GDP-mannose by ManC which is then used in the synthesis of mannose-containing glycoconjugates that are important for mediating entry into host cells), with the protein MTSIAVTSLDAIVKAYDIRGTYPDQITAEVCEALGIGFANFIAEVEPETTEIVIGRDMRPSGPELVEAFARGAARQGLGVVEIGLASTDMIYFAAGSLGMPGVMFTASHNPAGYNGIKMCLSGAAPIGQDTGLSAIKATARAVLEGNPPEAAGQAGTTRVTDLLGAFVDHVHSFVDTQALRPLKIVADTANGMGGLVVPAAFADLPFELDLLYPELDGTFPNHPADPLNMENLRDLQARVLEVGADIGLAFDGDADRVFLVDEKAQPVSGSLTTALLARSILAKHPERTVVHNLICSKVVPEVIAESNGTAFRSRVGHSFIKAHMAEENAIFGGEHSAHYYFADNWRADSGLIAAMMALAELSAFDGTLSELLAPLDRYAASGEINTTVADAGAVIDHVAAHYAGATIDRLDGLTVDLGEWWFNLRASNTEPLLRLNLEAADVDAVAQRVAEVQAVMAQA; encoded by the coding sequence GTGACCTCCATTGCTGTGACCTCGCTCGACGCCATCGTGAAGGCCTACGACATCCGTGGCACCTATCCCGACCAGATCACCGCCGAAGTGTGTGAGGCGCTCGGCATCGGGTTCGCGAACTTCATCGCCGAGGTCGAGCCCGAAACCACCGAGATCGTCATCGGTCGCGACATGCGTCCGTCGGGTCCGGAACTGGTCGAGGCCTTCGCTCGCGGCGCGGCCCGACAGGGACTCGGCGTCGTCGAGATCGGGCTGGCATCGACCGACATGATCTACTTCGCTGCCGGATCGCTCGGCATGCCCGGCGTCATGTTCACGGCATCACACAACCCTGCCGGCTACAACGGCATCAAGATGTGTCTGTCGGGGGCCGCGCCGATCGGCCAGGACACCGGGTTGAGCGCCATCAAGGCCACCGCCCGAGCCGTGCTCGAAGGCAACCCACCCGAGGCAGCCGGCCAGGCGGGCACCACCAGGGTCACCGACCTCCTCGGCGCCTTCGTCGACCATGTGCACAGCTTCGTCGACACGCAGGCCTTGCGTCCGCTGAAGATCGTGGCCGACACGGCCAACGGCATGGGCGGACTCGTGGTGCCGGCCGCCTTTGCCGATCTGCCGTTCGAGCTCGATCTCCTCTATCCCGAACTCGACGGCACGTTTCCGAACCATCCGGCCGATCCGCTCAACATGGAGAACCTGCGCGACCTCCAGGCCCGGGTGCTCGAAGTCGGCGCCGACATCGGGCTGGCCTTCGACGGCGACGCCGACCGGGTGTTCCTCGTCGACGAGAAGGCGCAGCCGGTTTCGGGTTCGCTCACCACGGCGCTGCTCGCTCGCTCGATCTTGGCCAAGCACCCGGAGCGCACCGTGGTGCACAACCTCATCTGTTCGAAGGTCGTCCCCGAGGTCATCGCCGAATCGAACGGCACCGCCTTCCGCTCGCGTGTCGGCCATTCGTTCATCAAGGCCCACATGGCCGAGGAGAATGCCATCTTCGGTGGCGAGCACTCTGCCCACTACTACTTTGCCGACAACTGGCGGGCCGACTCCGGTCTCATCGCCGCCATGATGGCGCTGGCCGAGTTGAGCGCCTTCGACGGCACGCTTTCGGAGCTGTTGGCGCCGCTCGATCGCTACGCCGCCTCGGGCGAGATCAACACCACGGTCGCCGACGCAGGCGCCGTCATCGACCATGTCGCCGCCCACTACGCCGGGGCAACGATCGACCGGCTCGACGGGCTCACCGTCGACCTGGGGGAGTGGTGGTTCAACCTTCGAGCCTCCAACACCGAGCCGTTGCTCCGCCTCAATCTCGAAGCGGCCGACGTCGATGCCGTGGCCCAGCGGGTGGCCGAGGTGCAGGCGGTCATGGCGCAGGCATGA
- the manA gene encoding mannose-6-phosphate isomerase, class I, producing MTPFERLDCDIQPYAWGQSDAISTLVGKPPSGEPEAELWMGAHPKAPSRLRDGRTLLEAIEAEPGNFLGAEVDERFGQLPFLFKLLAAAIPLSIQAHPDLDRAIAGFARENELGIAIDAPERTYRDPNHKPELICALTPFEAKCGFRSLEATCRLFDALDDGRLAEVRSLLSADNDDATRLRSVMSFLLGLGAETAAAMADAVAERAADLLRQRHPIAGEFGPDLAACAQVAAAFPGDIGGVVALLLNHVVLAPGEALYLGSGNLHAYLQGVGVELMANSDNVLRGGLTPKHIDIDELLSVVDYRPIDVPVQRPSGPIHTYDSPVAEFSLTRVELSAEAFLVDGPAIVFVTQGSASLGGSPLEVGVPAFVPASSGPIPLTGSGLAWGAGVGASVATVR from the coding sequence ATGACCCCGTTCGAGCGCCTCGACTGCGACATCCAGCCCTACGCCTGGGGTCAGAGCGATGCGATCTCGACCCTGGTCGGGAAACCCCCGAGTGGTGAGCCCGAGGCCGAGCTGTGGATGGGAGCGCATCCCAAGGCCCCGAGCCGGCTGCGTGACGGACGCACCCTCCTCGAGGCGATCGAAGCCGAACCGGGGAACTTCCTCGGTGCCGAGGTCGACGAACGGTTCGGTCAGCTGCCGTTCTTGTTCAAGTTGCTTGCCGCCGCCATCCCCCTGTCGATCCAAGCCCACCCCGACCTCGACCGAGCGATCGCCGGCTTCGCCCGCGAGAACGAACTCGGCATCGCGATCGACGCTCCCGAGCGGACCTACCGCGATCCGAATCACAAACCCGAGTTGATCTGCGCACTGACGCCGTTCGAGGCCAAGTGCGGCTTCCGCTCTCTCGAGGCCACGTGTCGGCTCTTCGATGCGCTCGACGACGGCCGCCTCGCCGAGGTCCGGTCGCTCCTTTCGGCCGACAACGACGACGCAACACGTCTGCGTTCGGTCATGTCGTTCCTGTTGGGCCTCGGCGCCGAGACGGCGGCCGCCATGGCCGACGCGGTGGCCGAACGTGCCGCCGACCTCCTCCGGCAGCGTCATCCGATCGCCGGCGAGTTCGGCCCCGACCTGGCCGCCTGTGCTCAGGTCGCCGCCGCCTTCCCCGGCGACATCGGCGGCGTCGTTGCGCTGCTGCTGAATCACGTCGTCCTCGCCCCCGGCGAAGCGCTCTACCTCGGCTCGGGGAACCTGCACGCCTACCTGCAAGGGGTCGGTGTCGAGTTGATGGCGAACTCCGACAACGTGCTGCGGGGCGGACTCACCCCCAAACACATCGACATCGACGAACTGCTCTCGGTCGTCGACTACCGCCCGATCGACGTGCCGGTCCAACGCCCCTCCGGTCCCATCCACACCTACGACTCGCCGGTTGCCGAGTTCTCGCTCACTCGCGTCGAGCTGTCGGCTGAGGCGTTTCTCGTCGATGGGCCGGCCATCGTGTTCGTCACGCAGGGTTCGGCTTCGCTCGGCGGCAGCCCTCTCGAGGTGGGTGTGCCTGCGTTCGTCCCTGCGTCGAGTGGGCCGATCCCGCTGACGGGGAGTGGGCTGGCATGGGGTGCTGGGGTGGGCGCTAGTGTGGCGACCGTTCGTTGA
- a CDS encoding Trm112 family protein, whose amino-acid sequence MALDPKLLEILACPEDKGPLLYFADEAVLFNPRLKRTYRIDNDIPVMLIDEASTVDDAECDRLQAKAEADGVAPTFAA is encoded by the coding sequence ATGGCACTCGATCCCAAACTGCTCGAGATCCTGGCATGCCCCGAAGACAAGGGTCCGCTGCTCTACTTCGCCGACGAGGCTGTGCTGTTCAACCCTCGGCTCAAGCGCACCTACCGGATCGACAACGACATCCCGGTGATGCTGATCGACGAGGCCTCCACCGTTGACGACGCCGAGTGCGACCGACTGCAGGCCAAGGCGGAGGCCGACGGGGTCGCCCCCACCTTCGCCGCCTGA
- a CDS encoding SIS domain-containing protein: MTTRLDSLGMWDAMLALPEQIEGSLDAIGDIAGLPDPTRIENVLILGMGDSGFGGDVAAASARPFSPRPISVYGGYLPPSWVGPNSLVIAVSASGTTEETLESLEAAVEAGAPLVAVTNGGELETLARRAGAPVLPVMSDAPMPRAQLGALAVPAMLALEQVGLFPGARAWLAIAVEDLKARREELVGDKSPAKELARKIGRTMPIIYGGGVIGTTAAKRWKIAFNHNVKTPAFWAPMPDLCHNELVGWGQNGDVTRQVFTQIQLRHDFEHPQTARRFDYVENKTLEVMADILSVEAKGEGPVAQLLDLIFVGDLTTLELAANEDLDPGPLPIVDDLKHWLAQG, from the coding sequence ATGACGACACGACTCGACTCGCTTGGCATGTGGGACGCCATGCTCGCCCTGCCGGAGCAGATCGAAGGCTCGCTCGACGCAATCGGTGACATTGCCGGCCTTCCCGATCCGACTCGGATCGAGAACGTCTTGATTCTGGGCATGGGTGATTCCGGCTTCGGTGGCGATGTCGCCGCCGCCTCGGCCCGTCCGTTCTCGCCCCGACCGATCAGTGTGTACGGCGGCTATCTGCCGCCGTCGTGGGTTGGCCCGAACTCGCTGGTCATCGCCGTCTCGGCGTCGGGTACGACCGAGGAAACCCTCGAATCGCTCGAGGCTGCGGTCGAGGCGGGAGCCCCGCTGGTGGCCGTCACCAACGGCGGCGAACTCGAAACCCTGGCTCGCCGTGCCGGTGCTCCGGTGTTGCCGGTCATGTCCGACGCTCCCATGCCCCGGGCCCAGCTCGGCGCCCTCGCCGTTCCGGCGATGCTGGCGCTCGAACAGGTGGGCCTCTTCCCCGGCGCCCGAGCTTGGCTTGCCATCGCCGTCGAAGACCTCAAGGCCCGCCGCGAGGAACTGGTCGGCGACAAGAGCCCGGCCAAGGAGCTCGCCCGCAAGATCGGGCGCACCATGCCCATCATCTACGGCGGCGGCGTGATCGGCACCACGGCGGCCAAGCGCTGGAAGATCGCATTCAACCACAACGTCAAGACCCCGGCCTTCTGGGCGCCGATGCCCGATCTGTGTCACAACGAGCTCGTCGGCTGGGGCCAGAACGGCGACGTCACCCGGCAGGTGTTCACCCAGATTCAGCTGCGGCACGACTTCGAGCATCCTCAGACCGCACGTCGCTTCGACTATGTCGAGAACAAGACGCTCGAGGTCATGGCCGACATCTTGTCGGTCGAGGCCAAGGGCGAGGGCCCGGTCGCTCAGTTGCTCGACCTGATCTTCGTCGGCGACCTCACCACGCTCGAGTTGGCGGCAAACGAAGACCTCGATCCTGGCCCCCTGCCGATCGTCGATGACCTCAAGCACTGGCTCGCCCAGGGCTGA
- a CDS encoding SDR family oxidoreductase: MSNDLTGVVVITGAGGGIGLATVAKLAKSGYGVVATDLAGTGLKAAAEMGANVLGIEADVTSTADWETVRDQALERFGRIDALVNNAGIEGAITPLLEYPEEMVDRVLDINVKGVWKGMRAIAPVLIEHGGGSIVNLSSVAGLSGSSNLSIYSASKHAVIGLTKSAALEFAPHQIRVNAICPSPIQTRMMRSLEDGLKTDGVDTEMIQAAVASAIPLGRYGEPSEVADLIAFLVSDGSRFLSGTAIPIDGAMKAR, encoded by the coding sequence ATGTCCAACGATCTGACCGGCGTCGTCGTCATCACCGGAGCCGGGGGCGGCATCGGTCTCGCCACCGTCGCCAAGCTGGCCAAGTCGGGCTATGGCGTGGTGGCCACCGACCTTGCGGGGACCGGGCTCAAAGCGGCCGCCGAGATGGGCGCCAACGTGCTCGGCATCGAGGCCGACGTCACCAGCACCGCCGACTGGGAAACCGTGCGTGATCAGGCGCTCGAACGCTTCGGTCGTATCGATGCGCTGGTGAACAACGCCGGCATCGAGGGCGCCATCACGCCACTGCTCGAATACCCCGAGGAGATGGTCGACCGGGTCCTCGACATCAACGTGAAGGGCGTGTGGAAGGGCATGCGCGCCATTGCTCCCGTGCTGATCGAGCACGGTGGCGGCTCGATCGTGAACCTGTCCTCGGTCGCCGGGCTCTCCGGGTCCAGCAACCTCAGCATCTACTCGGCGTCGAAGCACGCGGTCATCGGGCTCACGAAGTCGGCGGCGCTCGAGTTCGCTCCTCATCAGATCCGGGTGAATGCGATCTGCCCGTCGCCGATCCAGACCCGCATGATGCGCTCGCTCGAAGACGGCCTGAAGACCGACGGTGTCGACACCGAGATGATCCAGGCGGCGGTCGCCTCGGCCATCCCGCTCGGTCGCTACGGCGAGCCGTCCGAGGTCGCCGATCTGATCGCGTTCCTCGTGTCCGATGGATCCCGGTTCCTCAGCGGTACGGCGATCCCGATCGACGGCGCCATGAAGGCTCGCTGA
- a CDS encoding SRPBCC family protein, translating to MAHYETTIDSPLSAAAAFERLSDVTRFVEWDPGVLAAKQVEGNGPGPDAAYELSVKGFVGNSLDLRYDVVEFAEPSLLHLVAESPMLRSDDIITIVDTPSGSSVTYVADLDLTGPGGVLGVADPLLGLAFDKIGDRAAAGLRRFLDAD from the coding sequence ATGGCGCATTACGAAACCACGATCGACTCTCCACTCTCGGCGGCCGCTGCGTTCGAGCGGCTCAGCGATGTCACCCGGTTTGTCGAGTGGGATCCCGGCGTGCTCGCCGCCAAGCAGGTCGAGGGCAACGGTCCGGGTCCCGATGCCGCTTACGAGCTGAGCGTCAAGGGATTCGTGGGCAACTCGCTCGACCTTCGTTACGACGTGGTGGAGTTCGCCGAACCGTCGCTGCTGCACCTTGTGGCCGAGTCGCCGATGCTGCGGTCCGACGACATTATCACCATCGTCGACACGCCCTCCGGGTCGTCGGTCACGTATGTTGCCGATCTCGACCTGACCGGGCCGGGTGGCGTGCTGGGTGTTGCCGATCCGCTGCTCGGCCTGGCGTTCGACAAGATCGGCGATCGCGCCGCAGCGGGTCTTCGCCGGTTCCTCGACGCCGACTGA
- the ahcY gene encoding adenosylhomocysteinase, whose amino-acid sequence MTTSNERPRTLLDGDYKVADINLAGLGRKQIELAEHEMPGLMSLRAEYYDEQPLKGARIMGSLHMTIQTAVLIETLTTLGADVRWVSCNIFSTQDEAAAAVVVGPNGTVDNPQGVPVFAWKGETLEEYWWCTEQALRWPDAEEFCNLILDDGGDATLLVHKGAQFEAEGAVPAFDEDNDPEEWGVILELIRKMQGEDATIFSRMAANIRGVSEETTTGVHRLYEMQRAGILKFPGINVNDAVTKSKFDNKYGTRHSVLDGINRGTDVMIGGKVALVMGYGDVGKGTAEALRGQGARVVITEVDPICALQAAMDGYEVNTLERMLGTADIFITTTGNKGIISAEAMSKMKQGAIVGNIGHFDNEIDMAGLYKQSDVQRINIKPQVDEFRFVDGKSIIILSEGRLLNLGNATGHPSFVMSASFTNQVLAQIELHKNAESYGVEVVTLPKILDEKVARLHLDALGVRLTTLTQEQADYIGVPVEGPYKPEHYRY is encoded by the coding sequence ATGACCACATCGAACGAACGTCCGCGCACCCTGCTCGACGGTGACTACAAGGTCGCCGACATCAATCTCGCCGGCCTCGGCCGCAAGCAGATCGAGCTGGCCGAGCACGAGATGCCCGGCCTCATGTCCCTGCGGGCCGAGTACTACGACGAGCAGCCGCTCAAGGGTGCTCGCATCATGGGCAGCCTGCACATGACCATCCAGACCGCCGTGTTGATCGAGACCCTCACCACGCTCGGCGCCGACGTCCGCTGGGTGTCGTGCAACATCTTCTCGACCCAGGACGAAGCGGCGGCCGCCGTGGTCGTCGGCCCCAACGGCACCGTCGACAATCCCCAGGGTGTGCCGGTCTTCGCCTGGAAGGGTGAGACCCTCGAGGAGTACTGGTGGTGCACCGAGCAAGCACTGCGCTGGCCCGACGCCGAGGAATTCTGCAACCTGATCCTCGACGACGGTGGCGATGCCACCCTGCTCGTGCACAAGGGAGCCCAGTTCGAAGCCGAGGGCGCCGTTCCTGCCTTCGACGAGGACAACGACCCCGAGGAATGGGGCGTCATCCTCGAGCTCATCCGCAAGATGCAGGGTGAAGACGCAACCATCTTCTCGCGTATGGCGGCCAACATCCGCGGCGTGTCGGAGGAGACCACCACCGGTGTGCACCGCCTCTACGAGATGCAGCGTGCCGGCATCCTCAAGTTCCCCGGCATCAACGTGAACGACGCCGTCACCAAGTCGAAGTTCGACAACAAGTACGGCACCCGCCACAGCGTGCTCGACGGCATCAACCGCGGCACCGACGTCATGATCGGCGGCAAGGTCGCTCTGGTCATGGGCTACGGCGACGTGGGCAAGGGCACCGCCGAGGCCCTGCGTGGCCAGGGTGCCCGAGTGGTCATCACCGAGGTCGACCCGATCTGTGCGCTCCAGGCCGCCATGGATGGCTACGAGGTCAACACCCTCGAGCGCATGCTCGGCACCGCCGACATCTTCATCACCACCACCGGCAACAAGGGCATCATCTCGGCCGAGGCGATGAGCAAGATGAAGCAGGGCGCCATCGTCGGCAACATCGGTCACTTCGACAACGAGATCGACATGGCCGGGCTCTACAAGCAGTCCGACGTGCAGCGCATCAACATCAAGCCCCAGGTCGATGAGTTCCGCTTCGTCGACGGCAAGTCGATCATCATCTTGTCGGAGGGTCGCCTGCTCAACCTGGGCAACGCGACCGGCCACCCGAGCTTCGTGATGTCGGCCAGCTTCACCAACCAGGTGCTCGCCCAGATCGAGCTGCACAAGAACGCCGAGTCCTACGGGGTCGAGGTGGTCACGCTGCCCAAGATCCTCGACGAGAAGGTGGCCCGACTGCACCTCGACGCCCTCGGCGTCCGGCTCACCACCCTCACCCAGGAACAGGCCGACTACATCGGCGTCCCGGTCGAGGGCCCCTACAAGCCCGAGCACTATCGGTACTGA
- the raiA gene encoding ribosome-associated translation inhibitor RaiA, which translates to MEVTVSGRHTTVSEPLRQMTVEKIGRLDRFLKGMDRADVHFWEEKNPRIGDKEFCEVTMEGHGHHVRCKVSAPDPFTAVDIAVDKLERQLRKLKTKVKNRQQSHQKIAVESDLVPETLLNGDGEDHPEPVYNIVKSKSFVLGTMDPQAAALQMDLLNHDFYLFVNVETNQSAVVYRRDDGDIGHIEAG; encoded by the coding sequence ATGGAGGTCACAGTCAGCGGTCGGCATACGACGGTGTCGGAGCCGCTTCGCCAGATGACGGTGGAGAAGATCGGGCGACTCGATCGCTTCCTCAAGGGCATGGACCGAGCCGACGTACATTTCTGGGAAGAGAAGAACCCCCGGATCGGCGACAAGGAGTTCTGCGAAGTCACGATGGAGGGCCACGGCCACCACGTGCGCTGCAAGGTCTCGGCCCCCGACCCCTTCACGGCGGTCGACATTGCGGTCGACAAGCTCGAACGGCAGCTCCGCAAGCTCAAGACCAAGGTCAAGAACCGTCAGCAGAGTCACCAGAAGATCGCGGTCGAGAGCGATCTCGTGCCCGAGACCCTGCTCAACGGCGACGGCGAGGACCATCCCGAGCCCGTGTACAACATCGTGAAGAGCAAGAGCTTCGTCCTGGGAACCATGGACCCGCAGGCGGCGGCGCTGCAGATGGACCTGCTGAATCACGACTTCTATCTGTTCGTGAACGTCGAGACCAACCAGTCGGCGGTGGTCTATCGCCGCGACGACGGCGACATCGGCCATATCGAGGCCGGCTGA